A genomic stretch from Pseudomonas alkylphenolica includes:
- a CDS encoding FadR/GntR family transcriptional regulator translates to MLELQRPDTLVERVVGAIRAEIDSGRLAAESRLPTEQQLAEQLNVSRSVVREAVAQLKADGVLIARRGLGSYISQTPTGTVFRFPSGQGRRPDLVQMFEVRLWIETQAASVAAQRRDAADLARMNKALQEMLDKRSDFAAAAAADVEFHRAIADASKNDYFVAFHDFLRGQLAAARKTAWENSAAHSVGGSADANREHQALYQAIADGDRHVAAACAEAHLRASAKRLKLELPSID, encoded by the coding sequence ATGCTTGAGCTTCAGCGCCCCGATACGCTGGTTGAACGCGTCGTCGGTGCCATCCGTGCAGAGATCGATTCCGGGCGCCTGGCGGCCGAATCGCGCCTGCCCACCGAACAGCAACTGGCCGAACAGCTGAACGTCAGCCGCTCGGTAGTGCGCGAGGCGGTGGCCCAGCTCAAGGCCGATGGTGTATTGATCGCCCGTCGCGGCCTGGGTTCGTACATTTCGCAAACCCCGACCGGTACAGTGTTTCGCTTCCCGTCTGGACAGGGTCGACGCCCGGATCTGGTGCAGATGTTCGAAGTGCGCCTGTGGATCGAAACCCAGGCGGCCTCGGTTGCCGCCCAGCGCCGCGATGCTGCCGACCTTGCGCGGATGAACAAGGCCCTGCAGGAGATGCTCGACAAGCGCAGCGACTTTGCCGCAGCGGCAGCCGCTGACGTCGAGTTTCATCGCGCCATCGCCGACGCCAGCAAAAACGATTACTTCGTGGCCTTCCACGACTTTCTCCGTGGCCAGCTGGCCGCCGCCCGCAAAACCGCCTGGGAAAACTCGGCCGCCCACTCGGTGGGTGGTTCGGCGGATGCCAACCGCGAGCACCAGGCGCTGTACCAGGCCATCGCCGATGGCGACCGTCATGTGGCGGCAGCCTGCGCCGAAGCCCACCTGCGCGCCTCGGCCAAACGCCTGAAACTGGAATTGCCAAGCATCGATTGA
- a CDS encoding alpha/beta fold hydrolase, with product MQSSSSLFPVALLSAERRGDLSEDVYRIKAGNSPDRTVELAVTRLGLADQSEVRGAPVILLHGSFSNRRFWYSPRGVGLGAYLARAGFDVWIPEMRGHGLSPRNRAYRYNRVADYARYDLPVIAAFVSEQCGRAAHWVGHSLGGTTLAAALGGQYLTAEQVASAAFFGTQVSRTYWPLKLPPVEWGGRLLLKRFGQISGSRLKRGPEDEPIGLALESMRWFGLFGRFGDKDRDWWAGLAEVDVPVLAVGAAGDHQDPVWACRKLFEQLGGEHKQFVRLGREEGFDNFGHIDMLVSKPAQTQVWPLVERWLHNPMAALLNDTAQQVTGSAPTCSLEPKA from the coding sequence ATGCAAAGCAGCAGTTCTCTATTTCCCGTGGCCTTGCTCAGTGCCGAGCGTCGCGGTGATCTGAGCGAAGACGTCTACCGGATCAAAGCCGGTAACAGCCCGGATCGTACCGTTGAGCTGGCGGTCACCCGTCTTGGTCTGGCTGACCAGTCCGAGGTGCGCGGCGCCCCGGTGATTTTGCTGCACGGCAGCTTTTCCAATCGGCGCTTCTGGTATTCGCCCCGGGGTGTTGGCCTGGGTGCCTACCTGGCGCGCGCCGGTTTTGATGTGTGGATTCCGGAAATGCGCGGCCACGGTCTGTCGCCGCGCAACCGCGCTTATCGATATAACCGTGTTGCCGACTATGCCCGTTACGATTTGCCGGTCATCGCCGCCTTTGTCAGTGAACAGTGCGGCCGTGCCGCGCACTGGGTCGGCCACTCTCTGGGCGGCACTACGCTGGCCGCCGCACTCGGCGGTCAGTACCTGACGGCTGAGCAGGTGGCCAGTGCGGCGTTTTTCGGCACTCAGGTCAGTCGCACCTACTGGCCGCTGAAATTACCGCCAGTGGAGTGGGGCGGGCGCCTGTTGCTCAAGCGCTTCGGGCAGATTTCCGGCTCGCGGCTCAAGCGCGGCCCGGAGGACGAGCCGATTGGCCTGGCCCTGGAAAGCATGCGCTGGTTCGGTCTGTTCGGCCGTTTCGGCGACAAGGATCGCGACTGGTGGGCCGGGCTGGCTGAAGTCGATGTGCCGGTGCTGGCGGTAGGCGCGGCTGGCGATCATCAGGACCCGGTGTGGGCCTGTCGCAAGCTGTTTGAGCAGTTGGGCGGTGAGCACAAGCAATTCGTTCGCCTGGGGCGCGAAGAGGGCTTCGACAACTTCGGGCACATCGACATGCTGGTCAGCAAGCCCGCGCAGACGCAGGTATGGCCGCTGGTTGAGCGCTGGCTGCACAACCCCATGGCTGCTTTGCTCAATGATACTGCGCAGCAGGTGACCGGATCGGCGCCGACGTGTAGCCTTGAGCCTAAAGCGTGA
- the lhgO gene encoding L-2-hydroxyglutarate oxidase encodes MIYDYCIIGGGIVGLATAMALLERQPGASLLILEKEASLARHQTGHNSGVIHAGIYYAPGSLKADLCKRGAEATKAFCTEHKIKFDVCGKLLVASTPLEVQRMQALYERSQQNGLKVERLDGTELQRREPNIVGLGGLFLDATGIVDYKQVCQAMARVIQAAGGEVHLSTTVRAIVESGDSVTISSDDKVWQARQLVACAGLQSDRLAAMAGVKIDHQIIPFRGEYFRLPASKNDIVNHLIYPIPDPELPFLGVHLTRMIDGSVTVGPNAVLGLGRENYKKFSVNWRDVAEYARFPGFWKTIWANLGSGTTEMKNSLFKGGYLEQCRKYCPSLNIEDLLPYEAGIRAQAVMRDGTLVHDFLFAETPRMVHVCNAPSPAATSAIPIGQMIADRIFKTR; translated from the coding sequence ATGATTTACGACTACTGCATCATCGGCGGCGGCATCGTCGGCCTCGCCACCGCCATGGCGCTCCTCGAACGCCAGCCAGGCGCTTCGCTGCTGATCCTGGAGAAGGAAGCGAGCCTGGCCAGGCACCAGACCGGTCACAACAGTGGCGTCATCCATGCGGGGATCTATTACGCCCCGGGCAGCCTCAAGGCCGATCTGTGCAAGCGCGGCGCCGAGGCAACCAAAGCGTTCTGCACCGAGCACAAGATCAAGTTCGATGTCTGCGGCAAACTGCTGGTGGCCTCTACCCCGCTGGAAGTCCAGCGCATGCAGGCCCTGTACGAGCGTTCACAGCAAAATGGCCTGAAAGTCGAACGCCTCGATGGCACTGAACTGCAACGCCGCGAGCCGAACATCGTCGGCCTCGGCGGGCTGTTTCTCGATGCCACCGGCATCGTCGATTACAAGCAGGTGTGCCAGGCCATGGCCCGGGTGATCCAGGCCGCGGGTGGCGAAGTGCACTTGTCGACCACCGTGCGCGCGATCGTCGAGAGCGGCGACAGCGTCACCATCAGCAGTGATGACAAAGTCTGGCAGGCCCGTCAGCTGGTGGCCTGTGCCGGTCTGCAGTCGGATCGCCTGGCGGCAATGGCCGGGGTCAAGATCGACCACCAGATCATTCCTTTCCGCGGTGAATACTTCCGCCTGCCGGCCAGCAAGAACGACATCGTCAACCACCTGATCTACCCGATCCCCGACCCGGAACTGCCGTTTCTCGGCGTGCACCTGACACGGATGATCGACGGCAGCGTCACCGTCGGGCCCAACGCCGTGCTGGGCCTGGGCCGGGAGAACTACAAGAAGTTCTCGGTGAACTGGCGCGACGTTGCCGAATACGCACGCTTCCCCGGCTTCTGGAAAACCATCTGGGCCAACCTCGGCTCGGGCACCACCGAAATGAAGAACTCGCTGTTCAAGGGCGGCTACCTGGAGCAATGCCGCAAGTACTGCCCATCGCTGAACATCGAAGACCTACTGCCCTATGAAGCCGGGATCCGCGCCCAGGCGGTGATGCGCGACGGCACCCTGGTCCACGACTTCCTGTTCGCCGAGACGCCGCGCATGGTGCATGTCTGCAATGCCCCGTCGCCGGCCGCCACCTCGGCGATCCCGATCGGCCAGATGATCGCCGACAGGATCTTCAAGACCCGCTGA
- the ppsR gene encoding posphoenolpyruvate synthetase regulatory kinase/phosphorylase PpsR has product MKRSAFFISDGTGITAETLGQSLLAQFDTIPFNKFTRPYIDSVEKARAMVQQINSAAEKDGVRPIIFDTIVNQDIREVLATSNGFMIDIFSTFLAPLEQELTAHSSYSVGKSHSIGGNSNYMERIEAVNFALDNDDGARTHYYDKADLILVGVSRCGKTPTCLYMAMQFGIRAANYPLTEDDMERLQLPQALKNHQHKLFGLTIDPDRLTAIRHERKPNSRYASFAQCEFEVREVENLFRRENIAHINSTHFSVEEIAAKILVEKGVERRFK; this is encoded by the coding sequence ATGAAACGATCTGCTTTCTTTATTTCCGACGGCACCGGTATCACTGCCGAGACGCTGGGACAGAGTCTTCTGGCGCAATTCGATACCATACCGTTCAATAAATTCACCCGTCCGTACATCGACAGTGTGGAAAAAGCGCGGGCCATGGTACAGCAAATCAATAGCGCCGCAGAAAAGGACGGTGTCCGTCCGATCATCTTTGACACCATCGTCAATCAGGATATCCGCGAAGTCCTGGCCACCTCCAATGGCTTCATGATCGACATTTTCTCGACCTTCCTGGCCCCGCTGGAGCAGGAACTGACAGCGCATTCGTCCTATTCAGTGGGTAAATCCCACTCCATCGGCGGCAACTCCAACTACATGGAGCGCATCGAGGCAGTCAACTTTGCCCTGGACAATGATGACGGCGCCCGTACTCACTACTACGACAAGGCTGACCTGATCCTGGTGGGCGTCTCGCGCTGCGGCAAAACCCCGACCTGTCTGTACATGGCCATGCAATTCGGCATCCGCGCGGCCAACTACCCGCTGACTGAAGACGACATGGAACGCCTGCAACTGCCGCAGGCCTTGAAAAACCACCAGCACAAGCTGTTCGGCCTGACCATCGACCCGGACCGGCTGACCGCCATTCGTCATGAGCGCAAGCCCAACAGCCGCTATGCCAGCTTCGCCCAGTGCGAATTCGAAGTGCGCGAAGTCGAGAACCTGTTCCGCCGCGAGAACATTGCCCACATCAACTCCACGCATTTCTCGGTGGAAGAGATAGCGGCGAAGATTCTTGTGGAGAAAGGTGTGGAGCGACGCTTCAAGTAA
- a CDS encoding NAD-glutamate dehydrogenase — MAFFTAASKADFQHQLQAALAQHISEQALPQVAMFAEQFFGIISLDELTQRRLSDLAGCTLSAWRIIERFDPAHPQVHVYNPDYERHGWQSTHTAVEVLHHDLPFLVDSVRTELNRRGYSIHTLQTTVLSVRRGAKGELLEVLPKGTQGEGVSQESLMYLEIDRCANAAELNVLSRELEQVLAEVRVAVADFEPMKAKLRELLALVEQTAYAPAQAEKAEVKDFLEWLVGNHFTFLGYEEFVVRADAQGGQLAYDEQSFLGLTRLLRAGLTAEDLRIEDYAVNYLNEPLLLSFAKAAYPSRVHRPAYPDYVSIRQLDADGKVIKECRFMGLYTSSVYGESVRNIPYIRGKVAEVERRSHFDPKAHLGKELAQVLEVLPRDDLFQTPVDEMFSTVMSIVQIQERNKIRVFLRKDPYGRFCYCLAYVPRDIYSTEVRQKIQQVLMERLKASDCEFWTFFSESVLARVQLILRVDPKNRIDIDPQQLENEVIQACRSWQDDYASLTVESFGEAQGTNVLADFPKGFPAGYRERFAAHSAVVDMQHLLTLSERKPLVMSFYQPLTQLGERQLHCKLYHADTPLALSDVLPILENLGLRVLGEFPYHLRHASGREFWIHDFAFTYSEGLDLDIQQLNDTLQDAFVHIVRGDAENDAFNRLVLTAGLPWRDVALLRAYARYLKQIRLGFDLGYIASTLNNHTDIARELTRLFKTRFYLARKLTSEDLDDKQQRLEQAILTALDDVQVLNEDRILRRYLDLIKATLRTNFYQTDAHGQVKSYFSFKFNPKLIPELPKPVPKFEIFVYSPRVEGVHLRFGNVARGGLRWSDREEDFRTEVLGLVKAQQVKNSVIVPVGAKGGFLPRRLPLGGSRDDIQAEGIACYRIFISGLLDITDNLKDGALVPPANVVRHDDDDPYLVVAADKGTATFSDIANGIAIDYGFWLGDAFASGGSAGYDHKKMGITARGAWVGVQRHFRERGINVQEDPITVVGVGDMAGDVFGNGLLMSEKLQLVAAFNHLHIFIDPNPEPASSFAERKRLFDLPRSAWSDYDTSIMSEGGGIFPRSAKSIAITPQMKERFAIEADKLTPTELLNALLKAPVDLLWNGGIGTYVKSSEESHADVGDKANDALRVDGNELRCKVVGEGGNLGMTQLGRVEFGLNGGATNTDFIDNAGGVDCSDHEVNIKILLNEVVQAGDMTEKQRNQLLGSMTDEVAGLVLGNNYKQTQALSLAARRAKERIAEYKRLMADLESRGKLDRAIEFLPTEEQLAERLAAGQGLTRAELSVLISYSKIDLKEQLLKSLVPDDDYLTRDMETAFPPSLVSKFAEAMRRHRLKREIVSTQIANDLVNNMGITFVQRLKESTGMSPANVAGAYVIVRDIFHLPHWFRQIEALDYQVPAEIQLTLMDELMRLGRRATRWFLRSRRNEQDAGRDVAHFGPKIAALGLKLDELLEGPTRERWMTRYQGFVEAGVPELLARMVAGTTHLYTLLPIIEASDVTGQDPAEVAKAFFAVGSALDLTWYLQEISNLSVENNWQALARESFRDDIDLQQRAITISVLQMADAPQDMDARVTLWLDQHRVMVNRWRAMLDELRAATGTDYAMYAVANRELVDLAMSGQAAVVPS, encoded by the coding sequence ATGGCGTTTTTCACCGCAGCCAGCAAAGCCGACTTCCAGCACCAACTGCAAGCGGCCCTGGCGCAGCACATCAGCGAACAGGCACTGCCACAAGTGGCGATGTTCGCCGAACAGTTCTTCGGCATCATTTCTCTAGACGAACTCACCCAGCGCCGCCTGTCGGACCTGGCCGGTTGCACCCTGTCGGCCTGGCGCATCATCGAACGTTTCGACCCAGCGCACCCTCAGGTTCACGTCTACAACCCCGATTACGAGCGTCATGGCTGGCAGTCGACCCACACCGCGGTCGAAGTCCTGCACCATGATCTGCCTTTCCTGGTCGACTCGGTACGCACCGAGCTCAACCGCCGCGGCTACAGCATCCATACCCTGCAGACCACCGTACTGAGCGTGCGTCGCGGGGCCAAGGGCGAGCTGCTGGAAGTCCTGCCCAAGGGCACTCAGGGCGAGGGCGTTTCGCAAGAGTCACTGATGTACCTGGAGATCGACCGCTGCGCCAACGCCGCCGAGCTCAACGTGCTGAGCCGCGAGCTGGAGCAAGTGCTGGCCGAAGTACGCGTTGCAGTGGCCGATTTCGAGCCGATGAAAGCCAAACTGCGGGAACTGCTGGCGCTGGTCGAGCAAACCGCCTATGCCCCGGCCCAGGCCGAGAAGGCCGAGGTCAAGGACTTCCTGGAATGGCTGGTGGGCAACCACTTCACTTTCCTTGGTTATGAAGAATTCGTGGTCCGCGCCGATGCCCAGGGTGGTCAACTGGCGTATGACGAGCAGTCGTTCCTCGGCCTGACCCGCCTGTTGCGCGCGGGTCTCACCGCCGAAGACCTGCGTATCGAAGACTACGCGGTCAACTACCTCAACGAGCCGCTGCTGCTGTCCTTCGCCAAGGCCGCTTACCCGAGCCGTGTGCACCGTCCGGCCTACCCGGATTACGTCTCGATCCGCCAGCTGGATGCCGACGGCAAGGTCATCAAGGAATGCCGCTTCATGGGCCTGTACACCTCTTCGGTGTATGGCGAGAGCGTGCGCAACATCCCCTATATCCGTGGCAAGGTCGCCGAAGTCGAGCGCCGCTCGCACTTCGACCCCAAAGCCCACCTGGGTAAAGAGCTGGCCCAGGTACTGGAAGTACTGCCGCGAGATGATCTGTTCCAGACGCCGGTGGATGAGATGTTCAGCACCGTGATGTCGATCGTGCAGATCCAGGAGCGCAACAAGATCCGCGTATTCCTGCGCAAGGATCCGTACGGCCGCTTCTGCTACTGCCTGGCCTATGTGCCGCGCGATATCTACTCCACCGAAGTGCGGCAGAAGATTCAGCAGGTGCTGATGGAGCGCCTGAAGGCCAGCGATTGCGAGTTCTGGACCTTCTTCTCCGAGTCGGTGCTGGCGCGTGTGCAGCTGATCCTGCGCGTCGATCCGAAAAACCGCATCGACATCGACCCGCAACAGCTGGAAAACGAAGTCATCCAGGCCTGCCGTTCGTGGCAGGACGACTACGCCAGCCTGACCGTCGAAAGCTTCGGCGAAGCCCAGGGCACCAACGTCCTGGCCGACTTCCCGAAAGGCTTCCCGGCCGGCTACCGCGAGCGCTTCGCCGCCCATTCGGCGGTGGTCGACATGCAGCACCTGCTGACCCTGTCCGAGCGCAAGCCGCTGGTGATGAGTTTCTACCAGCCGCTGACCCAGCTCGGTGAGCGCCAGCTGCACTGCAAGCTGTACCACGCCGATACCCCGCTGGCACTGTCGGACGTGCTGCCGATTCTGGAAAACCTCGGCCTGCGTGTGCTCGGCGAGTTCCCGTATCACCTGCGTCACGCCAGTGGCCGCGAGTTCTGGATTCACGACTTCGCCTTCACCTACAGCGAAGGCCTGGACCTGGATATCCAGCAACTTAACGACACCCTGCAAGACGCCTTTGTCCACATCGTCAGGGGCGATGCGGAAAACGACGCCTTCAACCGCCTGGTACTGACCGCCGGCCTGCCGTGGCGCGACGTTGCGCTGCTGCGTGCCTATGCCCGCTACCTCAAGCAGATCCGCCTGGGCTTCGACCTGGGGTACATCGCCAGCACCCTGAACAACCACACCGACATCGCCCGCGAGTTGACCCGGTTGTTCAAGACCCGCTTCTACCTGGCGCGCAAGCTCACCAGCGAAGACCTGGACGACAAGCAGCAACGTCTGGAGCAGGCCATTCTGACGGCTCTGGACGACGTCCAGGTGCTCAACGAAGACCGCATCCTGCGTCGCTACCTGGACCTGATCAAGGCTACCCTGCGCACCAACTTCTACCAGACCGACGCCCACGGCCAGGTCAAGTCGTACTTCAGCTTCAAGTTCAATCCCAAGCTGATCCCCGAGCTGCCCAAGCCGGTGCCGAAGTTCGAGATTTTCGTTTACTCGCCGCGCGTCGAAGGCGTGCACCTGCGCTTCGGTAACGTCGCCCGTGGTGGTCTGCGCTGGTCGGACCGTGAGGAAGACTTCCGTACCGAAGTGCTGGGCCTGGTAAAAGCCCAGCAGGTGAAGAACTCGGTGATCGTGCCGGTCGGGGCCAAGGGCGGCTTCCTGCCGCGCCGCCTGCCGCTGGGCGGTAGCCGTGACGATATCCAGGCTGAAGGCATCGCCTGCTACCGGATCTTCATTTCCGGGCTGCTGGACATCACCGACAACCTCAAGGACGGCGCCCTGGTGCCGCCGGCCAATGTCGTGCGTCACGACGATGACGACCCGTACCTGGTGGTGGCGGCCGACAAGGGCACCGCAACCTTCTCCGACATCGCCAACGGCATTGCCATCGATTACGGCTTCTGGCTCGGCGATGCCTTCGCTTCCGGTGGTTCGGCCGGTTACGACCACAAGAAAATGGGTATCACTGCCCGTGGCGCCTGGGTTGGCGTGCAGCGTCACTTCCGTGAACGCGGCATCAACGTCCAGGAAGACCCGATCACCGTGGTCGGTGTCGGTGACATGGCCGGTGACGTGTTCGGCAACGGCCTGCTGATGTCCGAGAAGCTGCAGCTGGTGGCTGCGTTCAACCACCTGCACATCTTCATCGACCCGAATCCGGAGCCAGCCAGCAGCTTTGCCGAGCGCAAGCGTCTGTTCGACCTGCCGCGTTCGGCCTGGAGCGACTACGACACCAGCATCATGTCCGAAGGTGGCGGGATCTTCCCGCGCAGCGCGAAAAGCATTGCGATCACCCCGCAGATGAAAGAGCGCTTTGCTATCGAAGCCGACAAGCTGACCCCGACCGAGCTGCTCAATGCCTTGCTCAAGGCACCGGTTGATCTGCTGTGGAACGGCGGTATCGGTACCTACGTCAAGTCCAGCGAAGAAAGCCACGCCGATGTTGGCGACAAGGCTAACGATGCCCTGCGTGTCGACGGCAACGAGCTGCGCTGCAAAGTGGTGGGCGAGGGCGGTAACCTCGGCATGACCCAGCTGGGGCGGGTCGAGTTCGGCCTCAATGGTGGTGCCACCAACACCGACTTTATCGACAACGCTGGTGGCGTGGACTGCTCCGACCACGAGGTCAACATCAAGATCCTGCTCAACGAAGTGGTGCAGGCTGGCGACATGACCGAGAAGCAGCGTAACCAGCTGCTGGGCAGCATGACCGATGAAGTGGCCGGTCTGGTGCTGGGCAACAACTACAAGCAGACCCAGGCGCTGTCCCTGGCCGCTCGTCGGGCCAAGGAGCGCATCGCCGAATACAAGCGGCTGATGGCCGACCTGGAAAGCCGTGGCAAGCTGGACCGGGCTATCGAGTTCCTGCCCACCGAAGAACAGCTGGCCGAGCGCCTGGCTGCTGGACAGGGCCTGACCCGCGCCGAACTGTCGGTGCTGATCTCCTACAGCAAGATCGACCTCAAGGAACAGCTGCTCAAGTCGCTGGTGCCGGATGACGACTACCTGACGCGCGACATGGAAACCGCGTTCCCACCGTCACTGGTGAGCAAGTTCGCCGAGGCCATGCGTCGCCATCGCCTGAAGCGCGAAATCGTCAGCACCCAGATCGCCAACGATCTGGTCAACAACATGGGCATCACCTTCGTTCAGCGTCTGAAGGAGTCCACCGGCATGAGCCCGGCGAACGTTGCCGGTGCTTACGTGATCGTGCGGGATATCTTCCACCTGCCGCACTGGTTTCGTCAGATCGAGGCGCTGGACTACCAGGTGCCTGCGGAAATCCAGCTGACCCTGATGGACGAGCTGATGCGTCTGGGCCGTCGGGCAACCCGCTGGTTCCTGCGTAGCCGTCGCAACGAGCAGGACGCCGGGCGCGATGTCGCGCATTTCGGGCCGAAGATCGCCGCGTTGGGTCTGAAGCTTGATGAGCTGCTGGAAGGGCCGACCCGTGAGCGCTGGATGACTCGTTACCAGGGCTTCGTCGAAGCCGGTGTGCCGGAGCTGCTGGCGCGTATGGTTGCCGGTACCACGCACCTGTACACCCTGTTGCCGATTATCGAAGCGTCCGACGTCACCGGCCAGGATCCGGCTGAAGTGGCCAAGGCCTTCTTCGCGGTGGGCAGCGCGCTGGATCTGACCTGGTACCTGCAGGAAATCAGCAACCTGTCGGTGGAAAACAACTGGCAGGCCCTGGCCCGCGAGTCGTTCCGCGATGATATCGACCTGCAGCAGCGCGCGATCACCATCTCGGTCCTGCAGATGGCCGATGCGCCGCAAGACATGGATGCCCGCGTGACGCTGTGGCTGGATCAGCACCGCGTGATGGTCAACCGCTGGCGCGCCATGCTGGACGAGCTGCGTGCCGCAACCGGTACCGATTACGCCATGTACGCGGTAGCCAACCGCGAGCTGGTGGATCTGGCCATGAGCGGGCAGGCGGCGGTGGTGCCGTCCTGA
- the ppsA gene encoding phosphoenolpyruvate synthase, which translates to MVEYVVSLDKLGVHDVEHVGGKNASLGEMISNLAGAGVSVPGGFATTAQAYRDFLEQSGLNAQIHAALDALDVDDVNALARTGAQIRQWIMEAEFPERLNAEIRTAFAEMSQGNPNMAVAVRSSATAEDLPDASFAGQQETFLNIRGVENVIRAAKEVFASLFNDRAISYRVHQGFDHKLVALSAGVQRMVRSETGTAGVMFTLDTESGFRDVVFITGAYGLGETVVQGAVNPDEFYVHKGTLEAGRPAILRRNLGSKAIKMVYGEEAKAGRSVKTVDVDKADRSRFCLSDAEVSELAKQAMIIEKHYKCPMDIEWAKDGDDGKLYIVQARPETVKSRSQANVMERYLLKETGTVLVEGRAIGQRIGAGKVRIIKDVSEMDKVQAGDVLVSDMTDPDWEPVMKRASAIVTNRGGRTCHAAIIARELGIPAVVGCGNATQLLKDGQGVTVSCAEGDTGFIFEGELGFDVRQNSVDAMPDLPFKIMMNVGNPDRAFDFAQLPNAGVGLARLEFIINRMIGVHPKALLNYAGLPAELKESVDKRIAGYSDPVGFYVEKLVEGISTLAAAFWPKKVIVRLSDFKSNEYANLIGGKLYEPEEENPMLGFRGASRYISETFRDCFELECRALKRVRNEMGLTNVEIMVPFVRTLGEASQVVDLLAENGLARGDNGLRVIMMCELPSNAILAEEFLEYFDGFSIGSNDLTQLTLGLDRDSGIIAHLFDERNPAVKKLLANAIQACNKAGKYIGICGQGPSDHPDLAKWLMEQGIESVSLNPDSVLETWFFLAEGQAAN; encoded by the coding sequence TTGGTAGAGTACGTAGTTTCCCTCGATAAGCTCGGCGTCCATGATGTAGAGCATGTGGGGGGCAAGAACGCATCCCTCGGCGAGATGATCAGTAACCTCGCGGGCGCCGGTGTATCGGTCCCCGGCGGCTTTGCCACTACGGCTCAGGCGTACCGTGATTTTCTCGAGCAGAGTGGGCTGAACGCCCAGATCCACGCCGCGCTCGACGCGCTGGATGTCGATGACGTCAATGCCCTGGCCCGTACCGGTGCGCAGATCCGTCAGTGGATCATGGAAGCCGAGTTCCCCGAGCGTCTGAACGCTGAAATTCGCACCGCTTTTGCTGAAATGTCCCAGGGCAACCCGAACATGGCCGTCGCCGTGCGTTCCTCGGCCACCGCCGAAGACCTGCCAGACGCTTCGTTCGCCGGTCAGCAGGAAACCTTCCTGAACATCCGTGGCGTCGAAAACGTCATCCGCGCCGCCAAGGAAGTGTTCGCTTCGCTGTTCAACGACCGCGCCATTTCCTACCGCGTGCACCAGGGCTTCGACCACAAGCTGGTGGCCCTGTCGGCAGGCGTGCAGCGCATGGTGCGTTCGGAAACCGGTACTGCCGGCGTGATGTTCACCCTCGACACCGAATCGGGTTTCCGTGATGTAGTGTTCATCACCGGCGCCTACGGCCTGGGTGAAACCGTCGTACAAGGTGCGGTCAACCCGGATGAATTTTATGTCCACAAAGGCACGCTGGAAGCCGGCCGCCCGGCCATCCTGCGTCGCAACCTGGGCAGCAAGGCCATCAAGATGGTCTACGGCGAAGAAGCCAAGGCCGGTCGTTCGGTCAAGACCGTTGATGTCGACAAAGCCGACCGCAGCCGTTTCTGCCTGAGCGACGCCGAAGTCAGCGAGCTGGCCAAACAGGCCATGATCATCGAGAAGCACTACAAGTGCCCGATGGACATCGAGTGGGCCAAAGACGGCGATGACGGCAAGCTGTACATCGTGCAGGCGCGTCCGGAAACCGTGAAGAGCCGTTCCCAGGCCAATGTCATGGAGCGTTACCTGCTCAAGGAAACCGGCACCGTGCTGGTTGAAGGCCGTGCCATCGGCCAGCGTATCGGCGCCGGCAAGGTGCGGATCATCAAAGACGTCTCGGAAATGGACAAGGTCCAGGCTGGCGACGTGCTGGTATCGGACATGACCGACCCGGATTGGGAGCCGGTAATGAAGCGCGCCAGCGCCATTGTCACTAACCGTGGCGGGCGTACCTGCCACGCGGCGATCATCGCCCGTGAACTGGGTATTCCGGCAGTGGTCGGTTGCGGCAACGCCACCCAGCTGCTCAAAGATGGCCAGGGCGTGACCGTTTCCTGCGCCGAAGGCGATACCGGTTTCATCTTCGAAGGCGAGCTGGGCTTCGACGTCCGTCAGAACTCGGTCGATGCCATGCCAGATCTGCCGTTCAAAATCATGATGAACGTCGGCAACCCGGACCGTGCGTTCGATTTTGCCCAGCTGCCCAACGCCGGTGTCGGCCTGGCGCGCCTGGAGTTCATCATCAACCGCATGATCGGCGTGCACCCCAAGGCGCTGCTGAACTATGCCGGCCTGCCTGCCGAGCTGAAAGAAAGCGTCGACAAGCGTATCGCCGGTTACAGCGATCCGGTCGGCTTCTACGTCGAAAAACTGGTTGAGGGCATCAGTACCCTGGCGGCGGCGTTCTGGCCGAAGAAGGTCATCGTGCGTCTGTCGGACTTCAAGTCCAACGAATACGCCAACCTGATCGGCGGCAAGCTCTACGAGCCGGAAGAAGAAAACCCGATGCTGGGCTTCCGTGGCGCCTCGCGTTACATCAGCGAAACCTTCCGTGACTGCTTCGAGCTGGAGTGCCGTGCACTCAAGCGCGTGCGTAACGAAATGGGTCTGACCAACGTCGAGATCATGGTGCCGTTCGTGCGCACCCTGGGTGAAGCCAGCCAGGTCGTCGACCTGCTTGCTGAAAACGGCCTGGCTCGCGGCGACAACGGTCTGCGCGTGATCATGATGTGCGAGCTGCCGTCCAACGCCATCCTCGCCGAAGAGTTCCTCGAATACTTCGACGGCTTCTCCATCGGTTCCAACGACCTGACCCAGCTGACCCTGGGCCTGGACCGCGACTCGGGGATCATCGCTCACCTGTTCGACGAGCGTAACCCTGCGGTCAAGAAGCTGCTGGCCAACGCCATCCAGGCTTGTAACAAGGCTGGCAAGTACATCGGCATCTGCGGCCAGGGCCCATCCGACCACCCGGACCTGGCCAAATGGCTGATGGAGCAGGGCATCGAAAGCGTCTCGCTGAACCCGGATTCGGTACTCGAAACCTGGTTCTTCCTGGCTGAAGGCCAGGCTGCGAACTGA